A window of Nitratireductor kimnyeongensis genomic DNA:
AAACGACCGATGGGGGCAGCGAGGATTTCTTCCTGCTGCATGAGCTGCGCGACCTGCGAGGAACGCTCATAGAAGGTGACGATGTCGACCTTGTTCTTGGCGACTTCACCGATTGCGGCCTTCAGGTCTGCAGCATCGTCGCCGATGGCCTTGCCGACCATGTAGAGCGCGGGCGGGCCCTGATTGGTGCTCACATTCGGAAATGCAACGCGGCCCTTCAGCTTGTCCTGGAACAGATCGGCCCAGCTTTCGATCGTCACCTCGTCGGCGCGGTAGGCGATCGACGTGGCGTAGAAGGTGTAGCCGACACCCATGTTGTCGCCGACCGGGTCCTTGGCGATCTCGTAGAGCTTGTCATAGTTCGAAAGGCGGCTGACATCGATAGACTGAGTGATGCCCTTGCGCGCGGCAGAAAGCGCATCATGGGTGGACATGACGGCCATGTCGATTTCCGGATCGTCCTTGCGGGCTTCGAGCTTTGCGAGGCGCTCCACGGAATTGCCTGTCTCGACCACGAGTTCACAGCCGCACTTGGCCTCGAACGGATCGTAGACGATCTCCTTGAAGGCATCCTGGGCAAAGCCGTAGACGGAGATCACGAGGGTTTTGTCGGCAGCCTGCGCTGCGCCGCTTAGTGCAGCCAGCGCGACGCCGGAGGCCAGGAGTTTCTTGAGCATGTCTGATCGCTTCCTTCTCTGGTGGTGCTTTTTCTAGACTTGGTCGATGGTGGGTGACGCCGAACCGCGAAAACCCGGCGGCGTCTCGCCAGAAACGGGGAGCCCCAACATTGGCCCGCTCGACTGACGAATGATGAGTTCCATTGGTATGGAGTTCTGATCCCGGATGGTCTTTGGATCAGGTAAGACACCGTCGGTGCCTTCCTGTTCGATCTGGGAAATCAGATCGGCAATTGCGATCGCCGCAATCCGGTCCATATCCATGCGCATGGTGGTGAGGCTCGGTGCGATCACGCCAGCCCAGATCAAATCATCGAAACCGGTCACGCTCACGTCGCCCGGAATGGAAATGCCGCCCTGCTGCAGTTCGGTGATGGCGCGCAGGGCATGAAGATCGGAAACGGCAGCGAAAGCGGTGACGCCCTCCTCGACCAGACGCACCAGCCCCAATGGGCAACCCGATCCATGGCGTCGTTCCATCTCGCTGATCCAGATGAGACGGGTTTTCCCAATGCCAGCGAACGCCGCACGGATGCCGCCAACACGATCGTTCTGAACGTTGGAATCGGCATGGAGACCGATGATCACAAGAGAGCGATGGCCAAGATCAAGCAGGTGCCGACCGATCTCCATCCCGCCATTCCAGTGATCCGCAGCGACCGTGTTGCCAGGCGTGGAGGGCGAATCGATCACCGCGACCGGACGGCCGATATCGCCAATGCGCGTGCCATGGCGGGGAACGACGATAATGCCATCGGCCCCGCGCTCGATCAGGCGGTTGATGGCGCGGGTTTGGGCATCGATATCACCACGGCTGTCGCCGATGAGGACACCATAGCCCGCTTCGGAAGCCGCATGTTCGATCGCCTGCGCGAACTGGGGAAAGAGCGGATGAGCAATGTCGGCCAGAACAAGGCCGAGCACATGGCTGCGCCCGGTGCTGAGTGCGCGGCCTGCGAGACTGGGCACATAACCCAGCTCCTTTGCCTTTTCGCGAATTACCCTGCCGAGCTCCTGCGACACGCGGCCCTTTCCGGACATCGCGTTCGAAACGGTCGCAACCGATACGCCAAGGGCCCTGGCAATATCGGACAGGTTGGCGCGTGAAGCCATCGAAGCCCGGTACAAGTGGAGATTAAGCGTTTAAGCAATATGCATGGGGGCGGGTGCTCTGTCGACTCCGTTTTTGGAGTTCCCCACAAATGGGTGTCAGGCGGGTCTATGGTCCCACCTTACCTTGCCGAGTTGGACTTGCCGAAATGAGGTCTCCCCTAATCGGCCGACCGCACAGACAGAGGTGCCCTGAAGCGCTTGAGCCGCAGGGCATTGCCGAGTACGAAAACGCTGGAAAGCGCCATGGCCCCGGCGGCAAGCATGGGCGAAAGCAAGAGCCCAGTGGCGGGATAGAGCACGCCCGCAGCGACCGGGATGAGGCTTGCATTGTAGGCGAAAGCCCAGAACAGGTTCTGCTTGATGTTCTTCATGGTCGCCTGCGAAAGACCGATGGCGTTTGCGACGCCTGTGACATCCCCGGCCATCAGAACCACGTCCGCGCTCTCGATGGCGACGTCGGTGCCAGTGCCGATGGCAATGCCCACATCGGCTTCCGCCAGAGCCGGAGCATCGTTGATGCCATCGCCGACGAAGCAAACCGGGCCTACCTGCCCGCGCAGGCGCTTGATCGCCTCGACCTTGCCTTCCGGCAGCACTTCGGCTTCCACACGGTCGATACCGAGCCTTGCAGCAATCGTTTCGGCGGTGCGGCGGTTGTCGCCGGTGACCATGGCGACCTCCAACCCCAGTGCATGAAGTGCCGCGATGGCTTCGGGAGTCGATTCCTTCACCGGATCGGCAATGGCGATCAGGGCGGCAAGCCTGCCATCGACCGCAGCGTAAAGCGGTGTCTTGGCATCGGCGGCGAGTTTCTCGGCGTCGGCTGAGGCCTTGCCG
This region includes:
- a CDS encoding LacI family DNA-binding transcriptional regulator, yielding MASRANLSDIARALGVSVATVSNAMSGKGRVSQELGRVIREKAKELGYVPSLAGRALSTGRSHVLGLVLADIAHPLFPQFAQAIEHAASEAGYGVLIGDSRGDIDAQTRAINRLIERGADGIIVVPRHGTRIGDIGRPVAVIDSPSTPGNTVAADHWNGGMEIGRHLLDLGHRSLVIIGLHADSNVQNDRVGGIRAAFAGIGKTRLIWISEMERRHGSGCPLGLVRLVEEGVTAFAAVSDLHALRAITELQQGGISIPGDVSVTGFDDLIWAGVIAPSLTTMRMDMDRIAAIAIADLISQIEQEGTDGVLPDPKTIRDQNSIPMELIIRQSSGPMLGLPVSGETPPGFRGSASPTIDQV
- a CDS encoding polyamine ABC transporter substrate-binding protein, whose protein sequence is MLKKLLASGVALAALSGAAQAADKTLVISVYGFAQDAFKEIVYDPFEAKCGCELVVETGNSVERLAKLEARKDDPEIDMAVMSTHDALSAARKGITQSIDVSRLSNYDKLYEIAKDPVGDNMGVGYTFYATSIAYRADEVTIESWADLFQDKLKGRVAFPNVSTNQGPPALYMVGKAIGDDAADLKAAIGEVAKNKVDIVTFYERSSQVAQLMQQEEILAAPIGRFAWGAYSKMGFDMAWATPKEGQTGGMNVMILTKGAKNEDLAYQFMDFWLSTEIQTKLAEALVDSPANAEVKVSDDIAENLTYGAETVESLKLLDPAVILDNRESWLSEWNAQIGQ